A section of the Phaseolus vulgaris cultivar G19833 chromosome 8, P. vulgaris v2.0, whole genome shotgun sequence genome encodes:
- the LOC137825745 gene encoding probable aldo-keto reductase 2, with the protein MARVGRMKLGSEGLEVSVQGLGCMGMSANYGPPKPDTDMIALIHHAVQKGVTFLDTSDVYGPHTNEVLLGKALKGGVREKVELATKFGVKLAEGKREILGDPAYVRAACEGSLKRLDINCIDLYYQHRIDTRVPIEVTIGELKKLVGEGKIKYIGLSEASASTIRRAHAVHPITAVQLEWSLWSRDVEEEIVPTCRELGIGIVAYSPLGRGFFSSGTKLLENLTQDDARKFMPRFKPENAEQNSIIFERVNELATRKGCTPSQLALAWVHHQGKDVCPIPGTTKIENFNENIGALSVKLTPEEVAELESFAAADVVKGDRYMDGASTWKTSDTPPLSSWKAV; encoded by the exons ATGGCGAGAGTGGGGAGAATGAAGTTGGGTTCAGAAGGGTTGGAGGTGTCTGTGCAGGGACTGGGGTGCATGGGAATGTCTGCAAACTATGGCCCTCCCAAGCCAGACACTGATATGATTGCTCTTATTCACCATGCTGTTCAAAAGGGTGTCACTTTTCTTGACACTTCCGACGTCTATGGTCCTCACACCAACGAAGTTCTGTTAGGAAAG GCTTTGAAGGGAGGGGTGAGAGAGAAGGTTGAATTGGCTACCAAGTTTGGAGTCAAACTCGCCGAAGGGAAAAGGGAGATCCTTGGGGATCCAGCATATGTGAGGGCTGCTTGTGAGGGCAGCTTGAAGAGACTTGACATCAATTGCATTGATCTCTATTACCAACATCGTATTGATACTCGTGTGCCTATTGAAGTCACG ATTGGGGAGCTTAAAAAACTTGTTGGCGAGggcaaaataaaatatattggtCTGTCTGAGGCCTCAGCTTCAACAATCAGAAGAGCACATGCAGTTCATCCCATAACAGCCGTGCAGTTGGAGTGGTCACTATGGTCAAGAGATGTCGAGGAAGAAATAGTTCCAACTTGCAG GGAACTTGGCATTGGAATTGTTGCATATAGTCCTCTCGGGCGAGGATTCTTCTCATCAGGAACAAAGCTGCTTGAGAATTTGACACAGGATGATGCCCGAAAG TTTATGCCCAGATTCAAACCTGAAAATGCAGAGCAGAATAGTATTATATTTGAGAGGGTCAATGAACTGGCTACAAGAAAGGGATGTACTCCATCTCAACTTGCATTGGCCTGGGTCCATCACCAAGGAAAAGACGTGTGCCCAATACCCGGAACAACCAAAATTGAGAACTTTAATGAAAACATTGGGGCTTTGTCTGTCAAACTGACACCAGAAGAAGTTGCAGAACTTGAGTCCTTTGCTGCTGCAGATGTTGTTAAGGGTGATAGATACATGGATGGGGCATCTACATGGAAGACATCTGATACTCCACCACTTTCTTCTTGGAAAGCTGTATAA
- the LOC137825743 gene encoding probable xyloglucan galactosyltransferase GT15 — translation MSKGQTLNMDKPPLGKHFDNLRFVFLISFVFCFSLLLLDYYAAVSDHGIDFLLFHMNGANHEHMQTMPEPSDSSFIFNETADCPEKTIHANQNNVSTVPGEVHKRDSVGVVANSPSRNLDSCAGQYIYVHDLASRFNEDLVKGCHSLMRWFDMCPYMSNLGLGPKVIEKSKEKVLLKENWYATNQFSLEVIFHNTMKNYKCLTKDSSLASAIYVPYYAGLDVGQYLWGGFNVSTRDASPKELVKWLSQQPEWKRMWGRDHFIVGGRIGWDFKRVTDMNGDWGTKLMLLPEARNMSILLIESAGSEENEFAIPYPTYFHPNKDREIFQWQKKMRDVKRPYLFSFAGAPRPASNNSSSSSIRNEIIKQCQSSRSCKLLNCHDSHYHNNCNDPVQVTKVFQSSVFCIQPPGDSFTRRSTFDSILAGCIPVFFDPRSAYNQYLWHLPKNGSSYSVYIPITDVTEKRVMINETLSKVPKSEVLAMKKEIIRLIPRIIYRYPSSRLETVEDAFDTAVKGILGRIEATKRDTTKVNHSSS, via the coding sequence ATGTCAAAAGGCCAAACACTGAACATGGACAAGCCTCCATTGGGGAAGCACTTTGATAACCTCCGGTTTGTGTTTCTGATATCCTTTGTTTTCTGTTTCTCATTGCTTCTCTTGGATTATTATGCGGCTGTCAGTGATCATGGCATCGATTTTTTGCTTTTCCACATGAATGGTGCAAACCATGAACATATGCAAACCATGCCTGAACCCTCagattcttctttcattttcaaTGAAACTGCTGATTGTCCTGAGAAAACAATCCATGCAAATCAAAATAATGTATCAACAGTTCCTGGTGAAGTGCATAAGAGAGACAGTGTTGGAGTTGTTGCAAATTCTCCCTCAAGAAATTTGGATTCTTGTGCAGGCCAATATATCTATGTTCATGATCTTGCTAGCAGGTTCAATGAGGACTTGGTGAAGGGTTGTCACTCTCTCATGAGATGGTTTGATATGTGCCCTTACATGTCCAACTTAGGCCTTGGACCTAAGGTTATTGAGAAGTCAAAGGAGAAGGTTCTGTTGAAGGAAAACTGGTATGCAACTAACCAATTTTCACTTGAAGTTATTTTCCATAACACAATGAAGAACTACAAGTGCTTAACCAAGGATTCATCACTGGCTTCTGCTATATATGTACCCTATTATGCAGGCCTTGATGTGGGTCAGTACCTTTGGGGGGGATTCAATGTTTCAACAAGAGATGCTTCACCAAAAGAGCTAGTGAAATGGTTGTCACAACAACCAGAGTGGAAAAGAATGTGGGGTAGGGATCATTTCATAGTTGGAGGGAGAATTGGTTGGGACTTCAAAAGAGTAACAGATATGAATGGTGATTGGGGCACCAAACTAATGCTTTTGCCAGAAGCAAGAAACATGTCAATTTTGCTGATTGAATCTGCTGGTTCAGAGGAAAATGAATTTGCTATCCCATATCCAACTTATTTTCATCCCAATAAGGATAGGGAGATTTTTCAGTGGCAGAAGAAAATGAGAGATGTGAAAAGGCCTTACTTGTTTTCATTTGCAGGTGCTCCAAGGCCTGCTTCTAATAATTCTTCCTCATCATCCATCAGAAATGAGATAATCAAACAATGTCAATCCTCTAGGAGTTGCAAACTTCTAAATTGTCATGATAGTCATTATCATAACAATTGCAATGATCCTGTGCAAGTGACAAAGGTGTTTCAAAGCTCAGTGTTCTGTATCCAGCCTCCAGGGGATTCATTCACTAGGAGATCAACTTTTGACTCAATTCTGGCTGGTTGCATTCCTGTTTTCTTTGATCCAAGATCAGCATATAACCAATATTTGTGGCATTTACCCAAAAATGGTTCCAGCTACTCTGTATACATACCAATAACAGATGTCACAGAGAAGAGGGTAATGATCAATGAGACATTGTCTAAAGTTCCAAAAAGTGAAGTGTTGGCTATGAAAAAGGAGATCATAAGGCTTATTCCAAGAATAATATATCGTTATCCAAGTTCTAGATTAGAGACAGTTGAAGATGCATTTGATACAGCAGTTAAGGGAATTCTTGGGAGAATAGAAGCAACAAAAAGGGACACTACAAAAGTCAATCATTCCAGTTCCTAA
- the LOC137826775 gene encoding CRIB domain-containing protein RIC4-like isoform X2: MRKRVERIVVPCSFSCASHSSVELGAPKGPKQDSKATIVSRQDRSIIRARMKRGAASSGFLALPRPNVAAGIQRIIKSFKNLSQLFFYREDVKEMEAEMEIGFPTDVKHVTHIGIDGSTITNNVKGWDNMKAPELLSLSPISFKQFELAMATQAQCSLIDDPNSSKCG; the protein is encoded by the exons ATGAGAAAACGTGTGGAAAGAATAGTTGTTCCTTGCTCTTTCAGCTGTGCTTCTCATTCAAGTGTGGAATTGGGTGCACCCAAAGGGCCAAAACAGGATTCAAAAGCCACTATTGTTTCAA GACAAGATAGATCAATCATCAGAGCCAGAATGAAGAGAGGAGCAGCATCTTCTGGGTTTCTGGCTCTACCAAGGCCTAATGTAGCTGCTGGCATACAGAGAATAATCAAGAGCTTCAAGAATTTGTCTCAATTATTTT TTTACAGAGAGGATGTGAAGGAAATGGAAGCTGAGATGGAAATAGGGTTTCCAACAGATGTGAAGCATGTGACACATATTGGAATTGATGGGTCAACCATTACAAATAATGTTAAGGGTTGGGACAATATGAAGGCACCTGAATTGTTGTCTCTCTCACCAATTTCATTCAAGCAATTTGAATTGGCCATGGCTACCCAAGCTCAATGTTCTCTCATTGATGATCCTAATTCCTCAAAATGTGGTTAA
- the LOC137826775 gene encoding CRIB domain-containing protein RIC4-like isoform X1, protein MRKRVERIVVPCSFSCASHSSVELGAPKGPKQDSKATIVSKGQDRSIIRARMKRGAASSGFLALPRPNVAAGIQRIIKSFKNLSQLFFYREDVKEMEAEMEIGFPTDVKHVTHIGIDGSTITNNVKGWDNMKAPELLSLSPISFKQFELAMATQAQCSLIDDPNSSKCG, encoded by the exons ATGAGAAAACGTGTGGAAAGAATAGTTGTTCCTTGCTCTTTCAGCTGTGCTTCTCATTCAAGTGTGGAATTGGGTGCACCCAAAGGGCCAAAACAGGATTCAAAAGCCACTATTGTTTCAA AAGGACAAGATAGATCAATCATCAGAGCCAGAATGAAGAGAGGAGCAGCATCTTCTGGGTTTCTGGCTCTACCAAGGCCTAATGTAGCTGCTGGCATACAGAGAATAATCAAGAGCTTCAAGAATTTGTCTCAATTATTTT TTTACAGAGAGGATGTGAAGGAAATGGAAGCTGAGATGGAAATAGGGTTTCCAACAGATGTGAAGCATGTGACACATATTGGAATTGATGGGTCAACCATTACAAATAATGTTAAGGGTTGGGACAATATGAAGGCACCTGAATTGTTGTCTCTCTCACCAATTTCATTCAAGCAATTTGAATTGGCCATGGCTACCCAAGCTCAATGTTCTCTCATTGATGATCCTAATTCCTCAAAATGTGGTTAA
- the LOC137825827 gene encoding chitinase-like protein 1, whose translation MERAKRNAVVAIALVVLAVAAARVEAQQESEVKTLVKHKNGKKYCDKGWECKGWSIYCCNLTITDYFQTYQFENLFSKRNSPVAHAVGFWDYRSFIAAAALFEPLGFGTTGNKTTQMMEVAAFLGHVGSKTSCGYGVATGGPLAWGLCYNHEMSPMQSYCDDYFKFTYPCTPGADYYGRGAIPIFWNYNYGAVGEALKVDLLSHPEYIEQNATLAFQAAIWRWMTPIKKYQPSAHDAFVGNWKPTKNDTLENRVPGFGTTMNILYGDGVCGQGDVDTMNNIVSHYLYYLDLLGVTRDQAGPHEHLTCAEQVPFNPSSKAASST comes from the exons atgGAGAGGGCGAAGCGAAATGCTGTTGTGGCAATCGCGCTGGTGGTACTCGCGGTGGCGGCGGCGCGTGTGGAGGCGCAGCAGGAGTCAGAAGTGAAGACGCTGGTGAAGCACAAGAACGGGAAGAAGTACTGCGACAAAGGTTGGGAATGCAAGGGGTGGTCAATTTACTGTTGTAACCTCACTATAACGGACTACTTCCAGACCTACCAGTTCGAGAATCTGTTCTCCAAGCGGAACTCTCCGGTGGCGCACGCTGTCGGATTTTGGGACTACCGCTCCTTCATTGCCGCCGCCGCGCTCTTCGAGCCGCTAGGTTTCGGCACCACCGGCAACAAGACCACGCAGATGATGGAGGTCGCCGCGTTCCTCGGACACGTCGGCAGCAAGACCTCTT GTGGTTATGGAGTGGCTACTGGAGGACCTCTTGCTTGGGGTCTTTGTTACAATCATGAAATGAGTCCTATGCAGTCATACTGTGATGACTATTTCAAATTCACATACCCCTGTACTCCCGGTGCTGATTACTATGGACGTGGAGCTATTCCCATTTTCTG GAACTACAACTATGGTGCTGTTGGAGAAGCTTTGAAGGTGGATCTTCTAAGCCATCCAGAATACATAGAACAGAATGCAACCCTTGCTTTCCAGGCTGCAATCTGGAGATGGATGACACCAATAAAGAAGTATCAGCCCTCTGCTCATGATGCCTTCGTTGGCAACTGGAAGCCTACAAAGAATGACACTTTGGAGAATCGTGTTCCTGGTTTTGGCACTACAATGAACATTCTCTATGGGGATGGTGTTTGTGGTCAAGGTGATGTGGACACAATGAACAATATCGTTTCCCATTACCTATActatcttgatcttcttggtgtTACTAGAGACCAAGCAGGGCCCCATGAACACCTTACATGCGCTGAGCAGGTTCCTTTCAATCCCTCTTCCAAAGCTGCATCATCAACTTAG
- the LOC137826986 gene encoding probable protein phosphatase 2C 33: MTQAVEVLNRYGTDMVGEPRGSDSECLAGFECFLNIVRALGMGSCISEVGAGGSSDPLLSDSNTDGKRRRLRGSSSFDFRVPGRMSSNGSSEVASMFCKQGRKGINQDAMLVWENFCSKEDTIFCGVFDGHGPYGHKVAKKVRDSFPLKLNAQWDLHQKSRDGLSDHSSANGSYKSEGNGFRLVEEKTSPTTDHELDETDITFTLRESFLKACKLMDKELKMHPDIDCFCSGTTAVTLVKQGLDLVIGNIGDSRAILGTRDHDDSLIAVQLTIDLKPNLPREEERIRLRRGRVFSLQNEPEVARVWLPNSDFPGLAMARAFGDFCLKDFGLIAVPDISYHHLTEKDEFVVLATDGIWDVLSNEEVVDIVASAPRSTAARALVESAVQAWRAKYPFCKVDDCAAVCLFFDSDTDFKSNDTKGKLVSEASIDQSEHLS, translated from the exons ATGACTCAG GCGGTGGAGGTGCTGAATAGGTATGGGACGGATATGGTGGGGGAGCCCAGGGGTTCTGATTCGGAGTGTTTGGCGGGTTTCGAGTGTTTTCTGAACATTGTGAGGGCACTGGGAATGGGATCGTGCATTTCGGAGGTTGGGGCTGGTGGTAGTTCCGATCCTCTTCTTTCTGATTCCAATACGGATGGGAAGAGGAGGAGGTTGAGGGGTTCCTCGTCCTTTGATTTCAGAGTGCCCGGGAGAATGTCCTCGAATGGATCAAGCGAGGTTGCATCCATGTTTTGTAAGCAAGGAAGAAAAGGGATCAACCAAGATGCTATGCTTGTTTGGGAG AACTTTTGCTCCAAGGAAGATACCAttttttgtggtgtttttgaTGGTCACGGACCTTATGGACACAAAGTTGCAAAGAAAGTTAGGGATTCTTTTCCTTTAAAGCTCAATGCCCAGTGGGATTTGCATCAGAAGAGTAGAGATGGACTCAGTGATCATAGCAGTGCCAACGGAAGTTATAAATCTGAAGGGAATGGATTTAGACTGGTGGAAGAGAAAACTAGCCCCACCACTGATCATGAACTTGACGAAACAGATATTACTTTTACATTGAGAGAATCTTTTCTGAAAGCTTGTAAGCTCATGGACAAAGAACTTAAAATGCATCCTGATATTGACTGCTTTTGTAGTGGGACTACAGCAGTTACCTTGGTCAAGCAA GGGCTGGACCTTGTTATTGGAAATATTGGGGACTCGAGAGCTATATTGGGTACTAGAGATCACGATGATTCTCTTATTGCTGTTCAGTTGACCATTGACCTGAAGCCAAATCTTCCAA GGGAAGAAGAGAGAATTAGGCTTCGTAGAGGAAGGGTTTTTTCCCTTCAGAATGAACCTGAGGTGGCTCGAGTTTGGCTGCCTAACTCTGATTTCCCTGGTCTTGCTATGGCTCGGGCATTTGGAGACTTTTGCCTGAAAGACTTCGGATTGATTGCAGTTCCAGATATCTCATATCACCACCTTACAGAGAAGGATGAGTTTGTTGTGTTGGCAACAGATGGG ATTTGGGATGTTTTATCAAATGAAGAAGTCGTGGACATTGTAGCATCTGCTCCACGGTCTACTGCTGCTAGGGCACTGGTTGAGTCAGCTGTTCAGGCATGGAGGGCAAAATATCCTTTTTGCAAGGTTGATGATTGTGCCGCGGTTTGCCTCTTCTTTGATTCAGATACAGATTTCAAGTCAAATGATACCAAAGGCAAGTTGGTATCGGAGGCATCTATTGACCAATCTGAGCATTTATCTTGA